GAAAAACTCACATCAAGAGAAATTAAATAAGTCTTTCGAGCTGAAGCCCTTCGTTGCGTGATACCTGTTACTTTTATCATCGCTTGTGCTCATGGGCCAATCACTGGTGTTTCTGATCAAACTATACTCGCTTTGTATTAATCACTTTTTAGTAACTGCTGGGGTATACTTTTATTTATGTGATAGGCACCACTTCTTGAAAATAATAGATTTAAACTATTATAATTTTAAGTGCATAAtcttttattgttaatttttatCGTGTATCGaaagacacaaaaaaaacacCTTCTGAATGGTGCTCAATGGATTTGACTACCTGAGCCGTCATGCGCCCCCTGCAGGAAGACTGATTTACAGTATCATAATAAAGTTATGTCCTAGTCTATTTGCCAATGAGTCATCGTCACGGAAAATGCTGAGCATATTCCGTTAAGATCTAATACACAGTCCACACACGAGAATGCAACAATAAAATTGCATTGTATATGTATGGGACATAGTTCTTATGTAACATATGTTTACTAACTGTCAGGATGGCCGAGCGGTCTAAGGCGCTGCGTTCAGGTCGCAGTCTCCTCTGGAGGcgtgggttcgaatcccacttctgacaacttcttttttttttttaaaacatttatttctcaACACTTTGTAATAGCTCTTTATTGCATGGTCTAACTGAACTGAGTCTAAACATACTCACAAaaccaattttcttttttttttacagcacatTCAAACTAATGTCAAAGTGTTTTCcataaatgtaaacttttgtCAGTTTACAGATGTGTGAAAAGCTGGAAGTCCACTCTTTGGACATAAAACTAGATCCTATCATCAAAATCAACCTATCATCAAAATTATGCAACACCTTCTATGTTCTCATTTGTGACAGAGATTTTAAAATCTCAAGATTTTAAGATATTTGGTGACAATAGTGTTTGAAAATTTTGTCATTTGTAGactaatgagaccaatttgaaAAAACATCACATATTCCatcaaacaaaaactaaatttcaacagaacacaatTCTTCGAATAGAGTCACACAActgcaaggtaaaaaaaaaaacaattgtcaatCCAGCCATTCCAAAAGTGACAAACGATTCCTGGAAAGCTGTGCCAAGCTTAACTTGGAAACTGAAATAGACCAAAGGCAAAATAAGTTAATCTAAATATGGTTACATTTTGAGTAAAATTATGCTGTAATCAAAATGGctactgaattttttttatactcACAAAGCATGAGAGTTCTCACATCATCACACCTaagaaattaaaaacaacaatagcTTAGTAAAgcaattaacttaaacaaaacaaattgaatgCCATGTTGTAGAAATAGTTCAAGCTTAAAATTAGTTAATATGTACTTTATCTCAAAATCATGGttaaaatcacaattattcaatattacaagataatctttttatatttagatacacatacacaaaacaatttttttttagccTATTTGTTTTAAGGTTTACCCATTTCAATTTCGTACATTCgcatcaaactgaattgtgtaatatttcccaaaattaaatgaataaaacttgttttacatttagtttttatgctattaaataaaatgatttgatTGAAAATCTAAAACTTTaattgaatatttcatttttgtaatgGATGATTTGAACCTAATAGGAAAATCAGACAAAAGGCAAAAGGCTGTGACACTGACAGGCCGTGGCTCTGACTTTATCTTTTTTCATTTggatgcccaatttccaatgcgttcgaagtccttgtggtggcgtagtgacttgcctcaatccgggtggggaaggatgaatctcagttgcctccgcatctgcgaccgtcaatccgtgcatcttatcaatTGTTAAGCATGTTacagcggagacatagcgtgaatggaggattcacgctattctcagcggcatccacgcacaactcaccacacgccccacagagaACATACCACATtgtagtgaccatgaggaggttaccatatgtgactctaccctccctagcaatcgggccaatttggttgtttaggagacctgactggagtcactcagcacaccctggattcgaacacttggctccaggtgtggtagtcagcgtctttactcgccgaGATACCCAGGCTCcggaatttttcatttttaattaactattgcaatacaaatattttggtgCCACGCAGTGGAAATTTTAAATGGAAACTGTAGCACCATAGCTGTTCGATTTTCTGTAGGTTTTGCAAACACATGTTTAATCACAATCCTCCTATGAGATCAGGttgaaaattttatttatatgaggTTTTTTTGGTCGCTGCATAATTCTCAAAATtctgtttatttctgtttgttaACAAATTAACTATTactttacaatgtaaaaaaaaaagtataataatgagTAGCTGTATTCAAACTTTTGATTGTTAGTGTACGTACTTTAGACAACAAAGAAGGAAAAAGTGTAAATTGTTAAAAGTTGTACTTACATTGTTTGTTACCTGATGCTGGACCAAGCTTAAGTCCAAGATCATCACTTCTGTTCCAAGGGTTTATAGCGTCTTGTTCCACTTCAGAATCTTGAGATGATTTTTGAACAAACATGGATTCATTTGACACATTCATCTTTGAAAGGACCTCTTGTGAATTTCCAAGGACAGAAGAAGCTTGGTCAGTTTTCATGGATAAAACTTCTGTCAAATCATTCACAATGCTTGTAATGGCTTCTTGCGACTCCCAATTATGGCCCAGCTCTTGCTGAAATCTGATTCCAAGCATATTATCAATGTAAGTGGCATGACCAGCGTCTACCAACTCTTTGGCAAGATTTTGGTTTCCTGTGATGATATCAACCTCCCACTGTGTTTCAGAAACAAACTGTCGGAAGCGTATCTTAAGGTTCCTCTGACACATTAAGTACTGGAAGAAAACGTTGGCATTATCAGACCAATCCTGACCGCTTGGTTTAACTCCTCTGAGCAAACAATGGTAGGTGACTTTAGGCAATCTAGAGAGTTCCTCTGGAAGTTTTTGTAATTGACAAATATCCTTTTGAGATACAACAACATATTGTCCATAGTCGACCAAGTTTATGAGCACAGATGTAAAATCGCACTGCACTATCTCAGCTCTGCACCACTTTTTCTTCTCTGCTGATTTCACCAAACAGCTTGCACCAGGAATTAAACAACCCTCTGGTAATGGCACCAGCACTTCTGGAAGATTCTCAAGAATGCTTGAGACAGTTTCTAAGATCAAAAGCAGGTCCTCAAGAATAATGTAAAACTCAGCCGGGGTGGTGACTGCCGCTGCATATCCTTTATATTCAAAGTTCATTTGAACAGGTGCATGGACTAGGGTCTGTATCTGAGTTTCGAGGTCCAAACTGCTCTCTGAAGAACTATTTGATACAGGAGAGTGGTCATCAAGAACAAGCAACACATCAAGATTTTTCACAGATTCATTTTCTTTTCCATCCTGCTGAGGTAGCTTAGCACTGCTTGGTGAATTTATAGAGGTTTCAAGGGCATTTGGATTGAAGGTTGAAGCATATTCCTGTGTTTCAGAGTTTCCTGAGTTTTTGGTCACTGAAATGCTTGGGTCACATGGTAGTTTGAAGTTAACTAAGGCCTCTGACTTTGAGCCAATTTGATTCTTCTTGTAGCTCCTTTTGCAAAATCCCCTGGGTTTACCATGTGTCGGCAAGGAAGTGGATGCTTTCTTTTTGTTCTGACATTTTGATGATGATTCACTCTTGCTTTTCTGGATGTTTGACTTGTTTTCGAGTTCACTTATCTTTTCCTGGAAGTTCAACTCTTTAGTCTTGTGTGTGGAAGAATAATACATCTTGCTTTTATCCTGGTGCCCTGTTGCACATTTGTCTTGACATTTTAATGTTCCAGCAAGATCTATCTGCTGATCAACATCATATCTTCTTGAGTCCTCGTTTGTGTCACCGCACTCAAGAATCCGAATGTTCACTTCCCATGAATTTTCAAGCTTGTGAATAAATGTAACCATCAATGGCTTACCAATGGCTTCTTTGATAAAGGTTTCTTCATTTCCAAAAGAGTGAGGTGTTGCAAGCGTACAGGGAATGCTTAATCTGGGCTGAGACAAAAATATACTGACTAGCATGTGAACATTCTTTCTGTCAACAGTTGCCGTATTACCGTAGTCAACAAACTCAACGGTTAGATGGCCACAGCTTGACACAGTGGTGACAACAGCTCTGTACAAGGCCAAGTCTTCTTCATACTCTGCTGCGACAAGGTCCCCAACTTTTACTTCTGACACCACATTTTTCATACTCTCTTTGAAGCCAGTGTCATTTATTTCCTCACCCATTTGAAGGATCCTTGGTTCATCATCTTTCATTTGAACAAAGAAACTTCTAATAGAATTGCAATGAGAGATGAAGCCCACGCCTCTAGAACCAGGTTTAATTTTTATAGCAGGAAGATCACCAAGCTTTGGCAAGTCTACCTTTGAATGCACCACTTTAGGAGAGCATGATGTCAGTTTAATTGGTCCTTTGCGTTGTGGAGGTTTAACAGGTTTCGAAGTTTGCTTACTACCCTGTTTGATTTTACTACGGTTGTTCTCTTTGGAATTCACTATTCTGGACACACTGCTGCCATTTGCTTTTTCTTTGTTGGATTCCAAAGAAGGCTTGCTGTCTGATGGATCACTGTCTTTTAAATCATGAGTTACCATGAGCTCCCTGACTTTCTCATTGATGTGCACACTTCCATCATAAAGATCacagatgaaatgtccactgttgTCCTTTGTCACAAACTTGGCCTGAAATGACTTGTTGAGAATGGCTGTCTCAAGCCATCCATTGACTTCTGGTAAAAGCTCAAACTCAGGAACATTTGAAAGACTGCATCTCAGAGCTTGCATGGGCGTCATTAGCAAATCAATAGCCCTTCTGGGAATTGGCATGACATTATTCTTTTCTGAAACTTGTTTATTCCCATAATCTACAAAGAACACACTCACATGTTGATGAGACTGGACGGGTTGTGTCTGAGCTCTGTACCATTGGTTATCACAAAAGTATTTGGCAAGGCAAACGTTACCTTTGTCTAAGTCAGAAGTCGTAATCAAGAGCTGACTTTCTTCAGCAACTCTCTCAATCATCTTATCAATGATCTCAGTATTTTTATCTAGCTGAAAATAGATTTCCCACGGACTGGAAACATTAGTAACATGCACCAATTCTTCGCTTCCAGAATGTATGCCGAATGAAGAGTAAACGAAGGAGCGAGGATAAGTTGATGAATGTAGTTGCTTCGGAGTCTGTATCACAGCAACTCCTTTCTCAACAAGGAATACAGAGGCCTGCTGAGAGGGTGTATGAATGTCAACCACATTGAAGAGGCCTTTTCCTTGCTCATAAATCTGGGAATTAATTTTGCATAACAAACTGGGTGAATCCTCATACATAAGATTCCTGAACAAATCGCATGCTTCTGTGCTCCATGAACTTTCTTTGGCAGGTTCAATCAGGTTTAAACTGCATCTGAAAGCTTGTTCGTGAAGTTCAAAGAACTGTGGCGCAAGAGTTCGAAAGTTCTGCATCCTATCCTTGATCAATATTCCATAATCAACCAGAATCACATGAAATTCCTCATTATCTTCTCCTAATATGCATGCTCGGTGCCACCTGTTATCGTGGGGAGATTTCACAGCACAGCATACTGCGGGTGCCTCAAGTATAACGGTGTACGTTTGGTAGAACATCTGCATCTCTTCCATCAGTTTGTTCAAATAGACATTCAAGCCCTTGTTTTGGCACCAAAAATCAGATGGAGAATTTATGTGCGAGCAAAGCGACACTCACTTCAGAACCAGGTTTAAAATGGATTGCTTTGAAATGCTCAGGAACAACGACCTTTGGTTTTGGTGCCTTATTGGGAGTACTTGGTTCAGTGCTATTCTCTCGCACACACTCTGGCTTCTTCTGTGTAAGATTTGGCTTTAAAGATGTGCGTTTACAAATGCTCACCACATGAGGGCCCCTTCTCATTTTGTTCATCTTCATAGCATTTCCCCCCTTGTCTTTACATTGCTTCTCcaattcaatagatactagtgcCGGGTTGTATCTCCAATACTCTGCCATATTTGCTGTGGTCATGATTGTTGCAAtgctattattattttcagatCCTTTTTCAAATAGTTCAACAATGTATTTATCATTTTTCTTGTGAATGATGTGAACTAACAGAGTTTTGTTTGATGTGACTTGCCTGAAAAAATCAGATGATGCAGTTGGCCAAATATCCTGAAACGGAGCAACATGAGCCAAAGCACAATTGAAGACAAATTCTGGTTCAATGGCAAACTTCTTGGGAAGTTTCTTGATTAACATGGCTGGCACCTTTTCAGTGTTCCCGAAGTCAATGAAAAACACCTCAGCACCTTTTTCCAAAGTGTCTACTATGAGAGCCCTGTAGAAATGCATGTCTTTTTCGTACATCGCACAGCAAAGTGCACCAGGTACTGGGTCTTCAAAAACCTCCTCATGCAGCTGCACTGTGCTGAAGTATTCAGTCATTTCCTTCATCATGCTTtcaaagtttttattttgttctttcgTTCGTATCCAGAAATGTTTTGGATTCTGCACATGCAAGACATAGCCCTCAAGTGTTGAGCCCTCCTTGATTGCTTCCAGTGGAACAGAATCAGACTTTTGGATCTTTTTCGAGTCTGTATTGTACCACTTCGAAAGTATGTCATGAGGAACATTAGGCTTGcactcaaaaacatcactttcaAACGATTTACCAAAATCTTCAACTTGCTTCTCTGAATGCTTCTCAACATTGCTCAAAGTGACCAAGTAGAAGTTCTGATCTTTGCAAATGTCATTTATTCCAACCTCAATAGACTTTCCCAGCAATGCACTCTTGAGAGCCTCTAGTTGCTGGTTTTTAACTGTATCAACTTGTTCAGCCAAGCATGAAAGTGAACATGGGAAAGCCATGATTGGCGTCGAGAGGAATTCTAATGGTAGCTGAAGGATGTTTTCAAGTTTCACTGACTCACAATATCCACTGTCAACAAACACAACTCGGACTTGAGAGTTGACAGGTAGGCATTGCACAAAACCTCTGTGCCATTTTTCATCCTTCCCTTTCACTGCACAGAGTAATCCAAGATTTTCAAGTGGTTTATTGCTCAAGTAACCACTTCCCGGCTCACATGCAAGAGCCAATTTGTCTGACATTTCTTGAAGGTCTTTTCCCATGGATGATAAGCGACAGTAAAATAAGCCAGGGTTTACAGCTGCCGTTACAGCAACTTGTATCTTCTGACCAACTTTCAGCTTTGGGCCATTAAGTGAAAGAATCTCTTCAAATCCTATCAGGCTTGAAGATTTGAAGCAATATTCTTGTCTTGCTTGCTTGTCAATCAACAAATCAGGGACAGACTCTTTGATTTGCTGTACGGGTACCTCTATAAGCATCTCAACCAGAAACAGAAATGTACTGGTATCCATGTGTCTCCCTTGCCTTAGTTTCAGTAAGTCCCTATTAATCTCTGGCACCTCAAGTATGAGGACTTGGTAAGGCAGAAGTGCGTGGATATATCCTTTGATCTGGCTGCCTATCAAGGACAGCAAATAATTCTCTGCTGAACTGCTCCATTGCTCCTGGACTGGCACAGTATTGGCAAAGAAACCGCAGACAACCTTTGGTGGGAGCATTAGCAGAGTTTCAGATATaggggataagtggctggacccaaCTGTCAATATATCCCCATGGTCTTGCAAAAACACATGAAACGAATCTCCCTGTCGGTTTTGGACTCTTCCTCTGTACCAGCGACCAGACTGGGCATCATTTACCAGACAAAGTTCTCCAACTTGAAAGGAAGCTTGAGTTTTCACAGCATTCTGAATTTCAACTTGTAGAATGTCATAGTCTAATTCACAGATGGTCATATATTGACCCTGAAAGTGAACCAGTGTGTCCTCAGGACTGCAGTCAACGTGAGTCAGCTTCAGCTCCACGGGCCACAGTGCACATGGAGCAGGGAGTTTTGACTCATCTTTTggcctaaaatgaaaattaaacaacACTTTGAAGTCATGATAATATAAAGTCCTGCTCATAGGTGTACAGACCCATTCGCAAAATCAGCAAGATGTTTAtcattctataaaaaaataaaagaatcatAAAGATTTAAGCATTTTATTTAGTATTGCCCTACAGCTATTTCAGCTCTACCggatattttcatttaatacaaaAGGCAAAATAATAACTGAATGAACCTGCTCAAATGTTTGCATACCCTTGGTTCTAAATATCTTGTTTTTTCCCCCCTCAAGGATCAATTACTATTTGTAGGATTTTGATAAGCTTGCGCATAAGTCCATCGTTTGTTCTGAGCAGTGAATCTGTTCTTGACAGTAAGCCTCCAGTTACTGTAGGTTCTTTAGTTTCCATTGCATGCTCTGCATGTTTGAGTTTTTCCACACAATGGCTCAATGATATTAGGATCTACTTTTTTGCTATTGCTACTAAGAACAGCTGAGGGACACATACACAAATATCACAAAATGCTGCAAGCAGTCATTGACGCTCGAGGAGGAAACAACatattcaagggatagttcatgaTGTTCTAAACAGTTATCagttataattttgtattgtgaAATACACTTAAAATATCTGCAAAGCAGTGCTaaaaaaccatttaaaaacataaaaaaatgctaaacattgTACAGATTTCTCAAGAGGTGCTCACCTTATCTTATGAGCACAACTGTACTTTACATTTTCTAATTCAACTTTGGAAACATTCCCTTTGAAACTGTGACCAATTACAAATTATCATGTTTTCACACAGTTGGTCAAAGTACGTTACATCACAAACCAGGTTGACCACGCTCCTCCATTATCTACTAATGATCATTATCATCCATACATATGTGTTTTACGGCTTAAAATAAAACAACCAACAACTAAACAAGGTAGTGTTATGTAGCTGGATGGCATAGATAATGATTTGTTGAAATTAAACAGTGACTTGTGATAGTCTTTGAATCATCAGTTGGACAAGGTTGAAAGTACTGTACAACAAATCAGAAATTTTTCACGGAACATGCTGTATCGTTTTCCAGCTAAAGTGTGTTTATCAATTTATATCTGACATGGAGTtgtaatagttatttttcttttaataagaaattattaaaattaaagaaattatattttttgtgctATTTATCATATCTGTGGTAGGGCTAGTGAGAATGATGTCAGGGCAAGCAGAAAAAAAACTTATCgagtagggatgggacgatatataacattttgataaaacttaaatcaaaacaaaaacttttaattgttttaatatattgcctttctttactgttaccagatggccccagacacagagactacaagagtgcaaattgaatgaaatcccagatgcagtttattgtgcctAATCAataatcccaatcaataattaccagaagaaacaaagtggtacacaatacaggacatttaattataaagaagccagAAATACAaacgggactcttattttgaaagtcctgtgctcccagttgtgagctcactgacggctgattcACTgataaagtgaatctgattcaaattgctaacctgagctcctgagttcaaaccttCAGTTCTTTTAAAGGTGAagatccggttcaaaagagtaatttgttcatggCTCTCTCgcactgggtttgttgttgcgtgcgaTGCAGCGAGCTTGTCAGAAACAGAATGGGTGAAGACGCTAGACACACTGGATGTGTgctttctaaaaatatattcaataactcacaagatgatatctggcaaaaccgcatatgaatgcacacaatCGGAATGTCACTAATGGcaaatagattttaaattattgtcgcaaGCAATTATTTTTGGAGCCCTATAAATTGTTaggtagttgctaggcagttgctaggctgttctgtgtggtttctagGATGTtgctaattggttgctagggtgttcgcTAAGGCATTGCTATAGTGTACTGGGTGGTCACAAGGacattgataagtgtctgctaggtggttgctattgtgttctgggtggtcactagggtgttgctagggtgttctgggtggttgtttatATCAATGTTATATAAACATTaactaataaaaatgttatataactAGCAGCTGCgggccatgcattttaagtctaggcctagaggtcgaccgattaatcggccaatttttttgcattttttaacataatcggcatcggccaatatccaagtatatcaagccgattattaggcaggcgcatctgtgggcagcctagtgttgttgtggaacacgtgttcgacgcacgctgcccctagagtcattttcaagcagagtgagcagacctcatccagtgcctaaggaggttgttccttggagaaaacggtaaggattaaatttgtataactcctttacatttaattaaaaacctttgatatgttactgccaacttcaagaaaatgcgACAAACGtgataggcgacatgacgttcggctactttggatattgatagcgtagttgaagttgcattatcacagcagaagggttgctatcatgtctcaataagtaagcaagaattttgcaattacagccagtgaatctgagacttttatttgttctgtttgtgtgtcctatatttgagagggttgtcactcaatgcagataaataagtaataaagataccaacgcactataggctattgaaggactggctttggtaagctcggacgttatcggttctgctgtcggtactggagaaaagaaaatacatttattattgctataaagagaaagttattttatctctccagccatttctatgtataataatataaaaccatttgcctgtgatgcaatttagctatttgcAGTAATAAAAGAACACAAATAATGGCCTTGTCAGCTGCCATGGTTGCGACGCTTGTGTAACACAACAGGGTGCTCAACGCACACTTTGTCAGGGCTGAACTTGCCCCTGGATTggaacatatcctaaagaccacacccacaagaacaaataaatcaatctgattggctgatgaatctgacaatctgacttttgaTGCTTATTAACTTGTATTGTTGAGgcattctgtggaaattctgaaggcttgaCGAGGTGGAGCACAGACTCATGCGCAGCTTCGGCATGCTTGTAACTGTAAAACagttgcttgtaagcatcgaggaatacattctgattagataaacttttttgttttttgctattcatttgtagattaattaggagtggaaagtgaATGATAATACATTAGgcaaaaggtcaatgagaatgaaaggatgaataatatttatttattaggcatgtcaCACCAGctgagaaggctttgctggccctgagaaatcaccactgtTAACTAGCATTTAATTAATCTTTGTAAGAAGCTTTTTAATAATGCATATAAATGAATGTTGAGTTTATAGGACTTGATATTACAATCccttaccgtacgttcacaccagaggcggcgagagcgtcaaatcgaccgcaagtcattcattttcaatgacagccagcgtctctctgcggcgagaagcggcgcagcgagtcttgggcggcgtgggcgtcagatggaagttcaagt
This sequence is a window from Xyrauchen texanus isolate HMW12.3.18 chromosome 30, RBS_HiC_50CHRs, whole genome shotgun sequence. Protein-coding genes within it:
- the tdrd15 gene encoding LOW QUALITY PROTEIN: tudor domain-containing protein 15 (The sequence of the model RefSeq protein was modified relative to this genomic sequence to represent the inferred CDS: deleted 1 base in 1 codon) yields the protein MERPKDESKLPAPCALWPVELKLTHVDCSPEDTLVHFQGQYMTICELDYDILQVEIQNAVKTQASFQVGELCLVNDAQSGRWYRGRVQNRQGDSFHVFLQDHGDILTVGSSHLSPISETLLMLPPKVVCGFFANTVPVQEQWSSSAENYLLSLIGSQIKGYIHALLPYQVLILEVPEINRDLLKLRQGRHMDTSTFLFLVEMLIEVPVQQIKESVPDLLIDKQARQEYCFKSSSLIGFEEILSLNGPKLKVGQKIQVAVTAAVNPGLFYCRLSSMGKDLQEMSDKLALACEPGSGYLSNKPLENLGLLCAVKGKDEKWHRGFVQCLPVNSQVRVVFVDSGYCESVKLENILQLPLEFLSTPIMAFPCSLSCLAEQVDTVKNQQLEALKSALLGKSIEVGINDICKDQNFYLVTLSNVEKHSEKQVEDFGKSFESDVFECKPNVPHDILSKWYNTDSKKIQKSDSVPLEAIKEGSTLEGYVLHVQNPKHFWIRTKEQNKNFESMMKEMTEYFSTVQLHEEVFEDPVPGALCCAMYEKDMHFYRALIVDTLEKGAEVFFIDFGNTEKVPAMLIKKLPKKFAIEPEFVFNCALAHVAPFQDIWPTASSDFFRQVTSNKTLLVHIIHKKNDKYIVELFEKGSENNNSIATIMTTANMAEYWRYNPALVSIELEKQCKDKGGNAMKMNKMRRGPHVVSICKRTSLKPNLTQKKPECVRENSTEPSTPNKAPKPKVVVPEHFKAIHFKPGSEVSVLCSHINSPSDFWCQNKGLNVYLNKLMEEMQMFYQTYTVILEAPAVCCAVKSPHDNRWHRACILGEDNEEFHVILVDYGILIKDRMQNFRTLAPQFFELHEQAFRCSLNLIEPAKESSWSTEACDLFRNLMYEDSPSLLCKINSQIYEQGKGLFNVVDIHTPSQQASVFLVEKGVAVIQTPKQLHSSTYPRSFVYSSFGIHSGSEELVHVTNVSSPWEIYFQLDKNTEIIDKMIERVAEESQLLITTSDLDKGNVCLAKYFCDNQWYRAQTQPVQSHQHVSVFFVDYGNKQVSEKNNVMPIPRRAIDLLMTPMQALRCSLSNVPEFELLPEVNGWLETAILNKSFQAKFVTKDNSGHFICDLYDGSVHINEKVRELMVTHDLKDSDPSDSKPSLESNKEKANGSSVSRIVNSKENNRSKIKQGSKQTSKPVKPPQRKGPIKLTSCSPKVVHSKVDLPKLGDLPAIKIKPGSRGVGFISHCNSIRSFFVQMKDDEPRILQMGEEINDTGFKESMKNVVSEVKVGDLVAAEYEEDLALYRAVVTTVSSCGHLTVEFVDYGNTATVDRKNVHMLVSIFLSQPRLSIPCTLATPHSFGNEETFIKEAIGKPLMVTFIHKLENSWEVNIRILECGDTNEDSRRYDVDQQIDLAGTLKCQDKCATGHQDKSKMYYSSTHKTKELNFQEKISELENKSNIQKSKSESSSKCQNKKKASTSLPTHGKPRGFCKRSYKKNQIGSKSEALVNFKLPCDPSISVTKNSGNSETQEYASTFNPNALETSINSPSSAKLPQQDGKENESVKNLDVLLVLDDHSPVSNSSSESSLDLETQIQTLVHAPVQMNFEYKGYAAAVTTPAEFYIILEDLLLILETVSSILENLPEVLVPLPEGCLIPGASCLVKSAEKKKWCRAEIVQCDFTSVLINLVDYGQYVVVSQKDICQLQKLPEELSRLPKVTYHCLLRGVKPSGQDWSDNANVFFQYLMCQRNLKIRFRQFVSETQWEVDIITGNQNLAKELVDAGHATYIDNMLGIRFQQELGHNWESQEAITSIVNDLTEVLSMKTDQASSVLGNSQEVLSKMNVSNESMFVQKSSQDSEVEQDAINPWNRSDDLGLKLGPASGVMM